One region of Termitidicoccus mucosus genomic DNA includes:
- a CDS encoding tyrosine-type recombinase/integrase, translating to MKQKKSAFTIKPFKNRNGVISFRVAGWLLGERIRKNFKTREDAIAERAALELRVLQSQSNLRGASTFLTEAQLREAEAAFLRLEKARRPLTFYLDYALANYREPEAAPKVVDAVETYLKARKEDARQALIGERQLDAIRVELAAFQRHFPTQTLAEAGTEALHAYIRRDGGSLKTQNNRRAVLCAFYNHAVRKEWVSRNPVAKIQRNRIDHSRGGAEALTAERAAQLMAHVESVHGGALVPFFALCLFAGIRPDGEISKLPAADVRLENSATTIEPWVSKVNMRRLVTIQSNLAAWLKAYPLDEYPIIPPGMENFRGKLTRIRKKFGVGHDVLRHTFISMHVAKFRSMGDTALQAGNSESIIRRHYLNVTTPQEADAFFAILPRLRAVPQAEPAAQAEGTPEPVPAPASDQQNRLAA from the coding sequence ATGAAACAAAAAAAATCCGCATTCACCATCAAGCCGTTCAAGAATCGCAACGGTGTGATTTCGTTCCGCGTGGCCGGCTGGTTGCTCGGCGAGCGCATCCGCAAGAACTTCAAGACCCGCGAGGACGCCATTGCCGAGCGCGCCGCGCTGGAATTGCGCGTGCTCCAGTCGCAATCCAACCTGCGCGGCGCGAGCACGTTTTTGACCGAGGCGCAGTTGCGCGAGGCCGAGGCCGCGTTTCTCCGGCTGGAGAAGGCGCGGCGACCGCTCACCTTCTACCTCGATTACGCGCTGGCCAATTACCGCGAGCCCGAGGCCGCGCCAAAGGTTGTCGATGCCGTCGAGACCTATTTGAAGGCGCGCAAGGAGGACGCGCGACAGGCGTTGATAGGCGAACGGCAGTTGGATGCCATCCGGGTGGAGCTGGCGGCGTTCCAGCGGCATTTTCCGACGCAGACGCTCGCGGAGGCGGGCACGGAGGCGTTGCACGCTTACATCCGGCGCGACGGCGGGTCGCTGAAGACGCAGAACAACCGGCGCGCCGTGCTGTGCGCGTTTTACAACCACGCTGTGCGCAAGGAATGGGTGAGCCGCAACCCGGTGGCAAAAATCCAGCGCAATCGCATCGACCACAGCCGGGGCGGAGCCGAGGCGCTGACGGCGGAGCGCGCCGCGCAACTCATGGCGCACGTGGAGAGCGTCCACGGCGGCGCGCTCGTGCCGTTCTTCGCGCTGTGCCTGTTCGCCGGCATCCGGCCCGACGGGGAAATCTCCAAACTGCCCGCCGCCGACGTGCGGCTGGAAAACAGCGCCACCACCATCGAGCCGTGGGTTTCCAAGGTCAACATGCGCCGCTTGGTCACCATCCAGTCCAATCTTGCCGCATGGCTCAAAGCCTATCCGCTGGACGAATACCCGATCATTCCGCCCGGGATGGAAAACTTCCGAGGGAAGCTGACACGCATCCGCAAAAAATTCGGCGTGGGGCACGACGTGTTGCGGCACACGTTCATTTCGATGCACGTGGCGAAATTCCGCTCGATGGGTGACACGGCGTTGCAGGCGGGCAATTCGGAAAGCATCATCCGCCGCCATTACCTGAACGTGACCACCCCGCAGGAGGCGGATGCGTTCTTTGCCATCCTGCCACGGCTTCGCGCCGTGCCGCAGGCGGAGCCGGCGGCGCAGGCAGAGGGCACGCCCGAGCCTGTCCCCGCGCCCGCGTCCGACCAACAAAACCGACTCGCCGCATAA
- a CDS encoding MFS transporter: MAPLLSSDRRLNRGYVIAAVDRVPLRQKIGYGLGTFIDMWGHWLYANIAFQVFGLFLGVAPALIGVAVILNRVFDAVSDPVFGWLSDNARTRIGRRRPFMFVGAVLSGLGLPFLVAVTAGWGSSTVFGCEVSHYFWFMIVSSALYLPVVSCFNMPYQSLGNELTPDYHERTSVFSYKNTVQKIPEAGLFLAGLFFTREVWVGATPDNALERLKLLFTTGGAWADAPDGAQPNMLLGAQVYLVICGAIIIVAGLLCASLVRERYYEKLVAANKQKAGIKETLVQAFHCRPFRIQVAMQLAYNLGLSMVNALGFAVTAYYVCGGNLSEANKYNFAMGFAYMVIGFFGIPVFAAVSRRLGKRQSLVCVYAFAIMVFVATWWLYTPHVKWLQILASGLISFCSAGFWTLSASIGADVIDYDELQSGRRREGAFAACGSWVNKLGMALGAGVSFFILGWVGFDRGLGGAQAGHTIFMIRFLLAAIPIAGLVAGIMALVRFPLTQHKMMEVRAQLEARRGKV, from the coding sequence ATGGCCCCCCTGCTTTCATCCGACCGCCGGCTCAACAGAGGTTATGTCATCGCCGCCGTGGACCGCGTGCCGCTCCGGCAGAAAATCGGCTACGGCCTGGGCACGTTTATAGACATGTGGGGGCACTGGCTGTATGCGAATATCGCATTTCAGGTCTTCGGGTTGTTTCTCGGCGTCGCGCCCGCGCTCATCGGCGTCGCGGTTATATTGAACCGCGTGTTCGACGCGGTTTCCGACCCGGTCTTCGGCTGGCTTTCGGACAATGCCCGCACGCGCATCGGGCGCCGCCGCCCGTTCATGTTTGTCGGCGCGGTGCTGAGCGGGCTGGGCCTGCCGTTTCTCGTGGCCGTGACGGCCGGGTGGGGGAGTTCGACGGTGTTCGGCTGCGAGGTTTCGCATTATTTCTGGTTCATGATCGTCTCGTCGGCGCTCTACCTGCCGGTGGTGAGCTGCTTCAACATGCCGTATCAAAGCCTCGGCAACGAACTCACGCCCGATTATCATGAGCGCACGAGCGTGTTTTCCTATAAAAACACGGTGCAGAAAATCCCCGAGGCGGGGTTGTTTCTGGCGGGGTTGTTTTTCACCCGCGAAGTGTGGGTCGGCGCGACGCCCGACAATGCGCTGGAGCGGTTGAAACTGCTTTTCACGACCGGGGGCGCATGGGCCGACGCGCCGGATGGCGCGCAGCCGAACATGCTGCTGGGCGCGCAGGTTTATCTCGTGATTTGCGGGGCGATTATAATCGTCGCCGGGCTGCTTTGCGCGTCGCTGGTGCGCGAGCGGTATTATGAAAAGCTTGTCGCCGCGAATAAACAAAAGGCTGGCATCAAGGAAACGCTGGTGCAGGCGTTCCATTGCCGGCCGTTCCGCATCCAGGTGGCCATGCAGCTCGCGTATAATCTCGGCCTGAGCATGGTCAACGCGCTCGGTTTTGCGGTCACCGCGTATTATGTTTGCGGCGGCAATTTGTCGGAGGCCAACAAATATAATTTTGCGATGGGTTTTGCCTACATGGTGATCGGATTTTTTGGCATTCCCGTGTTCGCGGCGGTCTCGCGCCGCCTGGGCAAGCGCCAGAGCCTGGTTTGCGTGTATGCGTTTGCGATCATGGTCTTTGTCGCCACGTGGTGGCTCTATACGCCGCACGTGAAATGGCTGCAAATCCTCGCGTCGGGGCTCATTTCCTTTTGCAGCGCCGGTTTCTGGACGCTGAGCGCGTCCATCGGCGCCGATGTCATCGACTACGACGAATTGCAAAGCGGCAGGCGCCGCGAGGGCGCGTTTGCGGCCTGCGGCTCCTGGGTCAACAAGCTGGGCATGGCGCTCGGCGCGGGGGTGTCGTTTTTCATTCTCGGCTGGGTGGGATTTGACCGCGGGTTGGGCGGAGCGCAGGCGGGACACACGATTTTTATGATCCGGTTCCTGCTCGCCGCGATTCCAATCGCCGGCCTCGTCGCCGGCATCATGGCGCTCGTCCGGTTTCCGCTCACGCAGCACAAGATGATGGAAGTGCGCGCGCAACTCGAGGCGCGCCGCGGCAAGGTGTGA